A single genomic interval of Adhaeribacter pallidiroseus harbors:
- a CDS encoding ROK family protein, whose translation MKELLPEERILSIDIGGSNIKATILDAQGELQNEYKKVPTPIPASPENVLEAIQELLKNFEGYQKVSVGFPGYVRNGRVLTAPNLDTALWRNVNLQEELKAVLNKPVRLVNDADLQGLGVVKGKGLEMVITLGTGFGTALLLDGNLLPHLELAHHPVCGNKTYDQYIGEKAFKKHGEEKWNSRMMRVLAILKAVFNYDHLYISGGNASKLRFKLDENITIVSNRDGIKGGARLWQQGEHHFADTVYSAF comes from the coding sequence ATGAAAGAATTATTGCCCGAAGAAAGAATATTGTCGATTGATATTGGTGGCTCTAACATAAAAGCCACTATTCTGGATGCTCAGGGCGAGCTTCAAAATGAATATAAAAAAGTGCCCACGCCAATCCCGGCTTCTCCGGAAAACGTATTAGAGGCGATTCAAGAGTTACTCAAAAACTTTGAGGGTTACCAGAAAGTATCCGTTGGTTTTCCGGGTTACGTGCGGAATGGCCGGGTGCTCACCGCTCCCAACCTGGATACGGCCTTGTGGCGCAACGTAAATTTGCAGGAAGAATTAAAAGCTGTTTTAAATAAACCCGTACGTTTAGTAAATGATGCGGACTTGCAAGGGCTGGGCGTGGTAAAGGGAAAAGGATTGGAAATGGTTATTACCCTGGGTACGGGTTTTGGCACCGCCTTATTGCTGGACGGCAACCTTCTCCCCCACCTGGAACTGGCGCACCACCCGGTATGCGGCAACAAAACCTACGATCAATACATCGGGGAGAAAGCGTTTAAAAAACACGGCGAAGAAAAATGGAATAGTCGCATGATGCGGGTTTTGGCTATATTGAAAGCCGTTTTTAACTACGATCATTTGTATATCAGCGGCGGCAATGCCTCTAAACTCCGGTTTAAACTCGATGAAAACATTACCATAGTTTCTAACCGTGACGGGATCAAAGGCGGCGCCCGCTTGTGGCAGCAAGGCGAACATCATTTCGCCGACACTGTGTACTCGGCTTTTTAA
- a CDS encoding YceI family protein, protein MATTKWSVDPMHSEVQFKVKHLMITTVTGYFQKFNVEAETQDDKFTSATSVTFTADVDSISTNNEQRDTHLKSPDFFDAANHSQIQFVGNKYEHAGGDDYKLHGELTIRGISKPVTVHVEFGGIVVDPYGQTKAGFTVTGKINRKDFGLTWSAVTEAGSVVVSDEIKLQAEIQLVKQS, encoded by the coding sequence ATGGCAACTACCAAATGGTCAGTAGACCCAATGCACAGCGAAGTTCAGTTTAAGGTAAAACACTTAATGATTACTACCGTAACTGGTTATTTTCAAAAATTTAACGTGGAAGCAGAAACGCAAGACGATAAATTTACCAGCGCTACCAGCGTAACCTTTACCGCCGATGTCGATTCAATCAGCACCAACAACGAACAACGGGATACGCATTTAAAATCACCGGATTTTTTTGATGCCGCTAATCACAGCCAAATTCAGTTCGTGGGCAATAAATACGAACACGCGGGTGGCGATGACTACAAACTCCACGGGGAATTAACTATCCGGGGCATATCTAAACCCGTTACCGTGCACGTAGAGTTTGGCGGCATTGTAGTAGACCCGTATGGCCAAACTAAAGCTGGCTTTACCGTAACCGGTAAAATTAACCGGAAAGATTTTGGCTTAACCTGGAGCGCCGTAACCGAAGCCGGCAGCGTGGTGGTAAGCGACGAAATTAAGCTGCAAGCCGAAATTCAGTTAGTGAAACAAAGTTAA
- a CDS encoding ring-cleaving dioxygenase has product MENKILGLHHITAIADQAKRNVDFYTKVLGLRLLKKTVNFDDPGTYHLYYGDEKGSAGTILTFFPYEGSRRGRAGTGMITHISYSVPASSFAFWLNRFAENNVPYQQPAERFGEKYIAFQDPDGLQFELVAAQKPDTRQPWETSEVNAEVATRGFHGATLTLRDKEATATILTDIFEYTAAGQEGNRYRFVTGTVDQAATIDLVEAPNELRGTGGAGTNHHIAFRVKNEEVLLQFRDKIARQGFNITEKIDRNYFYSLYFREPGGVLFEIATDNPGFGIDEPFDQLGSSLLLPPQYEPRRADIEAVLPRLD; this is encoded by the coding sequence ATGGAAAATAAAATATTAGGCCTGCACCACATCACGGCTATTGCCGACCAGGCTAAACGGAATGTAGACTTTTACACCAAAGTGCTGGGGTTGCGCCTCCTGAAAAAAACGGTTAATTTCGATGATCCGGGTACGTATCATTTGTATTACGGCGACGAAAAAGGCAGTGCAGGTACTATTCTAACCTTTTTCCCGTACGAAGGATCGCGCCGGGGCCGGGCCGGTACCGGCATGATTACGCACATTAGTTATTCGGTACCGGCGAGTAGTTTTGCTTTTTGGCTGAACCGTTTCGCCGAAAACAACGTGCCTTATCAGCAACCCGCCGAAAGATTTGGCGAAAAGTACATTGCTTTCCAAGACCCGGACGGATTGCAGTTTGAATTAGTAGCGGCCCAAAAACCCGATACCCGCCAACCCTGGGAAACCTCGGAAGTAAACGCCGAGGTAGCTACTCGCGGCTTTCACGGTGCCACGCTTACTTTACGCGACAAAGAAGCTACGGCAACTATTTTAACCGATATTTTTGAATATACAGCAGCAGGGCAGGAGGGTAACCGTTACCGTTTTGTTACCGGTACCGTAGATCAAGCCGCTACCATTGATCTGGTTGAAGCGCCGAACGAACTTCGGGGTACCGGTGGGGCCGGCACGAACCACCACATCGCCTTCCGGGTGAAAAACGAAGAAGTGCTTCTGCAATTTCGCGATAAAATCGCCCGGCAAGGATTTAACATTACCGAAAAAATTGACCGCAACTATTTTTATTCTTTGTATTTCCGGGAGCCGGGGGGCGTTTTGTTTGAAATAGCTACCGATAACCCCGGCTTCGGCATCGACGAACCCTTCGACCAATTAGGTTCCAGTTTGTTGTTGCCACCCCAGTACGAGCCCCGCCGCGCCGACATTGAAGCCGTTTTACCCCGCTTGGATTAA